The DNA sequence CGTGAACAAAGCCAGCTGTCGGTTGTTGGGGTGTGTGAGGCGTGGGTGGCTGGTCGCCGCGCAGCATTTGCATGGCCCTCTGTAGGGGCGCAGGGAGCGAAAGACGGTGCCCGTAGGGCGGGCGCGACGTGGCTGCCGGCGCCCGTCGTGCGGGATCGGGCGTGAAGTTCCGATGAACCCTCCCGCCCCACGGGATTGCGCTTTTTTGCAGGTCAGAGCCGGTGTCCCCTGTGGGTATGTTGAGCGTTGCGAAGGTCCAGCCCGGGAACGCCTGGCGGTACTACCTGCGGGGTGTGGCCGTGGGCGACGGGGTTCGTCCGGCCCGCAAGCCTCTGACGGATGCCCAGGGCGAAGCCGGGCTCCCGCCCGGGGTGTGGATGGGCCGTGGCTTGCCCGCGCTCGGGCTCGCTGCCGGGCAGACGGTGACGGAGCGGCAGGCGGAGCTGCTGTTCGGGATGGGCCGGCACCCGGACGCCGACCGCATCGAGCGCGAGCTCCTGGAGGACGGTGCCGACCCGGCCACGGCGCGGCTGGCCACCGTCCTCGGGAAGCCGATCGAGGACATCAAGAACCCGCTGCTCGCGATCGACTTCGTGTTCCGGCCTCAGGCATCCCTGATCGTGTTGTGGGCCCTTGGAGACGACAGGACGCGCCGGATCATCGAGCGGGCGCACGAGCGAGCCGTCGCCGTGACCCTCGGCTGGCTGGAGGATGAGGTCGTGCAGACCCGGTGGGCGTCCGGCCGGAAACGTGCAAAGGCCCCGGCCCTGGTGGTCGCTTCCTTCAGGCACTTCGACAACCGGGACGGCTTCCCGCTACTCCATGACCACTGCCTGCTCCTCAACCGGGCGCAGCGCCCCGACGGAACCTGGAGCGCGCTCGATACCCGCCGCCTCTACCAGCACGTCGTGGCCGCCGGGACGCTCTACACCCTCACGATGACGACCGAGGTGTGCGAGGAACTGGGGCTGGCGACCGTGCCCCGCGAGGTGACGCCGGGCCTGCGCCCGGTGATGGAGATAGCCGGGGTCGACTCCGAGCTGATCGCCTGGTCCTCTACCCGCCGCCAGCGGATCGAGGACGCGCTGGAAGGCATCACCGACAAGTACGCGGCCAAGCACGGGCGGCTACCCGGCGAGCGCGGCCATAACGGCCTCGGGTGGTGGGCGGCGCAGAACACCCGCCCGGAGAAGAAGACCCCGCGCCCGCTCCACCAGCTGCGCGCGTGGTGGCGCGCGTCCGCGATCCTGCGCTTCGGGCAGGACCTGGTCGACGGACTCCTTCAACGCTGCCGGGCGGCCGGTGCAGCGATCCGGGCCCGGGTGGGCCCGCTAGTGGACACCGCGCTCGCCGCCGTCGACGTCGCCGCGGTCGTCTACACCGTGCGCCGCACCTTCGCCCGCCGCCATGTCCTGGCCGAAGCGCGCCGGCACCTGCTGGAGACGCTGCGCGGCCGCGCTCTCGCGCCCGGCCTGGACGACTACATCGCCGACGCGGCCCTCACCCGTCACTCCCGCCAGCTCACCATTACCCAGCCCGGCCGCCGGACCCCGGAGCCGGACCAGCTCACCTACACCGCCGACTTCGCCTGGCCCAAGCGCTGGTGGATCGCCGGCACCGACGGCAGACCGCCCCGGGAGTCGAGCAGGTACGAGCGCGCCCAGGTCGCCAGCCTCGCCGTGCAGAACGCGATCCGCGCCACCCGCACCGCACCCGCTCCCGCGCGGGACGGAGCCCCGACCGCGACCGCACCGCACGGCGTCGAC is a window from the Streptomyces lydicus genome containing:
- the mobF gene encoding MobF family relaxase yields the protein MLSVAKVQPGNAWRYYLRGVAVGDGVRPARKPLTDAQGEAGLPPGVWMGRGLPALGLAAGQTVTERQAELLFGMGRHPDADRIERELLEDGADPATARLATVLGKPIEDIKNPLLAIDFVFRPQASLIVLWALGDDRTRRIIERAHERAVAVTLGWLEDEVVQTRWASGRKRAKAPALVVASFRHFDNRDGFPLLHDHCLLLNRAQRPDGTWSALDTRRLYQHVVAAGTLYTLTMTTEVCEELGLATVPREVTPGLRPVMEIAGVDSELIAWSSTRRQRIEDALEGITDKYAAKHGRLPGERGHNGLGWWAAQNTRPEKKTPRPLHQLRAWWRASAILRFGQDLVDGLLQRCRAAGAAIRARVGPLVDTALAAVDVAAVVYTVRRTFARRHVLAEARRHLLETLRGRALAPGLDDYIADAALTRHSRQLTITQPGRRTPEPDQLTYTADFAWPKRWWIAGTDGRPPRESSRYERAQVASLAVQNAIRATRTAPAPARDGAPTATAPHGVDHPDRDAALTPAQQAAAVHAHQQGAMPEQLEDRTTDPATWMRSPENLARFAAYKRDADARRRAVADRPHPEQPTDTASSADQRQHHTPRPDQGRGAGRDH